A genomic segment from Gossypium hirsutum isolate 1008001.06 chromosome D04, Gossypium_hirsutum_v2.1, whole genome shotgun sequence encodes:
- the LOC107898637 gene encoding TLC domain-containing protein At5g14285 — protein sequence MGIPSFQTLTLPTFFFFFVSSYLLAYFRIFHNWDPKHRAEASSCFISLTHGTPAVFMAIHALTTHTTKSPSPTFSSPNTFLHNTVLEFSISYFSIDLLHYFIFFPNDTLFILHHLATLYVFFTCRFIVHHGSFALLVLLILAEITSFCQNVWTLAGYRKADLPVAGKVFDLMSLPFFAFYTIVRGIIGPLFVYKMGVFYINQMAGDSIPVWAWVSWMIVIVTAILISIVWVFDHWIDWFKRRKAMSKLA from the coding sequence ATGGGGATCCCCTCTTTCCAAACCCTAACTTTACCtacattcttcttcttcttcgtctcCAGTTACCTCTTAGCTTACTTTCGTATCTTCCATAACTGGGATCCCAAACACCGTGCTGAAGCTTCAAGCTGTTTCATCTCATTAACCCATGGTACCCCAGCTGTTTTCATGGCGATCCACGCATTAACAACCCACACCACCAAATCACCATCACCCACTTTCTCTTCACCAAACACTTTCCTCCATAACACCGTTCTCGAATTCAGCATCTCTTACTTTTCAATCGACCTTCTTCATTACTTTATATTTTTCCCTAATGATACCCTCTTTATCCTCCATCATTTAGCTACCCTTTACGTGTTCTTCACTTGTCGGTTCATTGTTCACCATGGGTCGTTTGCCCTTCTTGTTCTTCTTATCTTAGCTGAAATCACTAGCTTCTGTCAAAACGTATGGACTCTTGCTGGGTATCGTAAAGCTGATCTTCCTGTTGCGGGTAAGGTGTTCGACCTTATGTCTCTTCCGTTTTTTGCCTTTTACACTATCGTTAGGGGTATCATTGGACCTCTCTTTGTGTATAAAATGGGGGTGTTTTACATAAACCAGATGGCTGGGGATTCAATCCCGGTATGGGCTTGGGTTTCTTGGATGATTGTGATTGTTACAGCCATTTTGATTAGTATAGTTTGGGTGTTTGATCATTGGATAGATTGGTTTAAAAGAAGAAAAGCTATGAGCAAATTGGCATAG